From Hymenobacter sedentarius, a single genomic window includes:
- a CDS encoding sialate O-acetylesterase, producing MTCILSLGAFRPQPSIAGWRGLLCTLVVGSALLAPARAVATVRLPRLVSDGMVLQRDANVNVWGWAAPQEAVSVTFLSKTHRTTTGADGKWSIKLPRLKAGGPFEMTIAASNKLVIKNILVGDVWLCSGQSNMETPMSRLRDKYPEVIAQATNPRIRQFDVPLTYAFDKPRADFTGGKWMEANPQTVLQFSGVAYFFAKEINAKYQVPVGIIKDAVGGSPAEAWLSGDALKQFPTYEQQAAKYKDSTLVASIKQKEQAATAAWYRQLYQADKGEAPGQTPWYAPTFDASGWKTMQVPGYWADQGLGPVNGVVWFRKEFDAPAAMVGPPARIELGTIVDADSVYLNGKLVGTTGYQYPPRKYELPAGVLKPGKNVLVVRVINSSGKGGFTPEKKYELRAGGQTVDLRGPWQYQLGATAAPAPGTTTFQYTPGSLFNGMIAPVRPYAIKGVLWYQGESNAGRPADYQALLTALIADWRKHFQQPNLPFIYAQLPNFMAAKKEPGESGWAVMRDIQRRGLAVPHTGMAVILDAGEWNDIHPLDKQTPGHRLALAAQKVAYGEKNLVASGPLYQSMQVAGNKVTLSFASAGSGLVAKGGGPLMGFAVAGTDKKFVWAQAKIEGNKVVVWSDQVTAPVAVRYAWADNPEGANLYNKEGLPASTFTTEPEVPLATSRL from the coding sequence ATGACCTGTATACTTTCCCTTGGTGCGTTCCGGCCACAGCCCTCCATCGCAGGTTGGCGGGGCCTGCTGTGCACCTTAGTAGTGGGCAGTGCGCTGTTAGCGCCGGCCCGTGCCGTGGCCACCGTGCGCCTGCCGCGCTTGGTGAGCGACGGCATGGTGCTGCAGCGCGACGCCAACGTGAACGTGTGGGGATGGGCCGCGCCCCAGGAAGCCGTCAGCGTGACCTTCCTTAGCAAAACCCACCGCACCACCACCGGCGCCGATGGCAAGTGGAGCATCAAGCTGCCGCGCCTGAAGGCCGGCGGGCCTTTTGAGATGACCATCGCGGCCAGCAATAAGCTGGTCATCAAAAATATCCTGGTGGGTGACGTGTGGCTGTGCTCGGGCCAGTCGAACATGGAAACGCCCATGAGCCGCCTGCGCGACAAGTACCCCGAGGTAATTGCCCAAGCTACTAACCCGCGCATCCGGCAGTTTGACGTGCCCCTGACCTATGCGTTCGACAAGCCGCGCGCCGACTTCACGGGCGGCAAATGGATGGAGGCCAATCCCCAAACGGTGCTTCAGTTTTCGGGCGTCGCCTACTTCTTTGCGAAGGAAATCAACGCCAAGTACCAGGTGCCGGTAGGCATTATCAAGGACGCCGTCGGCGGCTCGCCCGCCGAAGCGTGGCTGAGTGGCGACGCGTTGAAGCAATTTCCAACCTACGAACAGCAGGCCGCCAAGTACAAAGACAGCACGCTGGTAGCCAGCATCAAGCAAAAGGAGCAAGCTGCCACCGCGGCCTGGTACCGCCAGCTCTACCAGGCCGATAAAGGTGAAGCGCCCGGCCAAACGCCCTGGTACGCGCCCACGTTTGATGCCTCCGGCTGGAAAACCATGCAGGTGCCGGGCTATTGGGCTGACCAGGGCCTGGGCCCGGTGAACGGGGTGGTGTGGTTCCGCAAGGAGTTCGACGCGCCGGCCGCCATGGTGGGCCCGCCGGCCCGAATTGAGCTGGGCACCATCGTCGATGCCGACTCGGTGTACCTGAACGGCAAGCTGGTGGGCACCACCGGTTACCAGTACCCGCCCCGCAAGTACGAGCTGCCCGCGGGCGTGCTAAAACCCGGTAAAAACGTGCTGGTAGTGCGCGTGATAAACAGCAGCGGCAAGGGCGGCTTCACGCCTGAGAAAAAATACGAACTCCGGGCCGGTGGCCAGACGGTGGATTTGCGCGGGCCCTGGCAGTACCAATTGGGTGCCACCGCGGCGCCGGCGCCGGGCACGACCACCTTCCAATACACGCCCGGCAGTTTGTTTAACGGCATGATTGCGCCGGTGCGGCCGTATGCCATCAAGGGCGTTCTGTGGTACCAGGGCGAGTCGAACGCCGGCCGCCCGGCCGATTACCAGGCGCTGCTCACGGCCCTGATTGCCGACTGGCGCAAGCACTTTCAGCAGCCCAACTTGCCGTTTATCTACGCGCAGCTGCCCAATTTTATGGCGGCGAAAAAAGAGCCGGGGGAAAGCGGCTGGGCCGTGATGCGCGACATCCAGCGCCGCGGGCTGGCCGTGCCCCACACCGGCATGGCCGTGATTCTAGACGCCGGCGAGTGGAACGACATTCACCCGCTCGACAAGCAGACACCAGGCCACCGTCTGGCGCTGGCCGCTCAAAAGGTGGCTTATGGAGAGAAAAACTTGGTGGCCTCGGGCCCCCTGTACCAATCCATGCAGGTGGCCGGCAACAAGGTCACACTCAGCTTCGCTAGTGCCGGCAGCGGCCTGGTAGCCAAAGGCGGCGGGCCGCTGATGGGGTTTGCTGTGGCCGGGACCGATAAGAAATTTGTGTGGGCGCAGGCCAAGATTGAGGGCAACAAGGTGGTGGTGTGGAGCGACCAGGTGACAGCCCCGGTGGCCGTGCGCTACGCCTGGGCCGACAACCCCGAGGGCGCCAACCTCTACAACAAAGAAGGCCTGCCGGCTTCCACCTTCACCACCGAGCCCGAAGTGCCCCTGGCCACTAGCCGCCTCTGA
- a CDS encoding DUF5597 domain-containing protein codes for MLHRTLLFFLLVAAAFPAQAQGTASGIPRLVKTGSSTQLLVDGKPYFVLGGELGNSTASSTKYMQPVWPKLKAMHLNTVIAPVYWELMEPAEGKFDFTLVDDLLHDARKHQMKLVLLWFGAWKNSMSCYAPAWVKTDLKRFPRVEDDKGVPQEIMTPFSPANLEADRKAFVQLMQHLKATDDKQHTVITVQVENEIGMLPTARSYDDRANAAFKQPVPAPLLTYLQRERKNLKPEFAAIWQRQGAKTKGTWEEVFGKSLATDEIFMAWYYATFTNALTVAGKAAYPLPMYVNAALNRPGVAPGKYPSAGPLPHLMDVWQAGAPAIDILAPDFYNPNFEHWCNLYTRGGNPLFIPEHRFEEGVDAKAFFAFGNYNCLSFSPFAIEGSDTLKAAPIGKAYELLQQVSFLLGKHQPTGQVRGFLLQKDSAARTATLGNYRFTAKHEYTLGWSLGAKKAEWAPGGGLVIAVAPDEFYVVGTGLVLTWEPTAKDKRAGYVSVDEGSFEGEKWVPVRRMNGDQNHQGRHVRVSGGEYSIQRVKLYTY; via the coding sequence TTGTTACACAGAACTCTCCTGTTTTTCCTGCTCGTAGCAGCGGCTTTCCCGGCGCAAGCCCAAGGAACGGCCAGCGGCATACCGCGCTTGGTGAAAACCGGCTCAAGCACCCAACTTCTGGTAGATGGCAAGCCCTACTTTGTGCTGGGCGGCGAACTGGGTAACTCCACCGCCTCCAGCACGAAGTACATGCAGCCCGTGTGGCCCAAACTCAAGGCCATGCACCTGAACACGGTGATTGCGCCGGTGTACTGGGAGCTGATGGAGCCCGCCGAAGGCAAGTTCGACTTCACGCTGGTGGACGACCTGCTGCACGACGCCCGCAAGCATCAGATGAAGCTGGTGCTGCTTTGGTTCGGTGCCTGGAAAAACAGCATGTCGTGCTACGCCCCGGCCTGGGTAAAAACCGACCTGAAACGCTTCCCCCGCGTGGAAGACGACAAGGGCGTACCGCAGGAAATCATGACCCCGTTCAGCCCCGCCAACCTGGAGGCCGACCGCAAGGCGTTCGTGCAGCTCATGCAGCACCTCAAAGCCACCGACGACAAGCAGCACACCGTGATAACGGTGCAGGTAGAAAACGAAATCGGCATGCTGCCCACGGCCCGCAGCTACGACGACCGCGCCAATGCCGCCTTCAAGCAGCCCGTGCCTGCCCCGCTGCTCACGTACCTGCAGCGCGAGCGCAAAAACCTAAAGCCCGAGTTTGCGGCCATCTGGCAGCGCCAGGGCGCCAAAACCAAAGGCACCTGGGAAGAGGTGTTCGGCAAAAGCCTGGCCACCGATGAAATCTTCATGGCCTGGTACTACGCCACGTTTACCAACGCCCTAACCGTTGCCGGCAAAGCCGCTTACCCCTTGCCCATGTACGTGAACGCCGCCTTGAACCGGCCGGGCGTGGCGCCGGGCAAATACCCCAGCGCCGGCCCGCTGCCCCACCTGATGGACGTATGGCAAGCCGGAGCCCCGGCCATCGATATTCTGGCGCCCGACTTCTACAACCCCAATTTTGAGCACTGGTGCAACCTGTACACCCGTGGCGGCAACCCGTTGTTCATCCCCGAGCACCGCTTTGAAGAGGGCGTGGATGCCAAAGCTTTTTTCGCGTTTGGCAACTATAACTGCCTCTCGTTTTCGCCCTTCGCCATCGAGGGCAGCGACACACTGAAGGCGGCGCCAATTGGCAAGGCTTACGAGCTGCTGCAGCAAGTGAGCTTCTTGTTGGGCAAGCACCAGCCTACTGGCCAGGTGCGGGGCTTTCTGCTGCAGAAGGACTCGGCCGCCCGCACCGCCACGCTTGGCAATTACCGCTTCACGGCCAAGCACGAGTACACCCTGGGCTGGTCGCTGGGCGCGAAAAAAGCGGAGTGGGCGCCGGGTGGCGGCCTCGTCATCGCGGTGGCGCCCGACGAGTTTTACGTGGTGGGCACCGGCCTAGTCCTCACCTGGGAGCCCACCGCCAAGGACAAGCGCGCCGGCTACGTGAGCGTGGACGAAGGCAGTTTTGAAGGCGAGAAATGGGTGCCCGTCCGCCGCATGAACGGCGACCAAAACCACCAGGGGCGCCACGTGCGCGTGTCCGGCGGCGAGTACAGCATTCAGCGGGTTAAACTCTACACCTACTAA
- a CDS encoding RagB/SusD family nutrient uptake outer membrane protein: MLLGAGSCSKTILDENPQSILTPGFLATPQGVEAGVTGVYSGLRQLYGNDSGFFTTEAGTDLWTNGITSSSGLNDYNTSDLTPVNAGATSFIWSLSYQYINTANGVLKYAPTVQGLSAARIQQLIAETKLLRAQYYFVLVQHFGDVPLMQSFVDVPTKDITRAPQADVYKAIIADLTDAMNTIADKPAQPGRVTRATALHLLAKVYLTRATSSAKDASDYANAAKYAKELIDNQSRYGLGLEADPAKVFEEGNENGKEVIMNAQFNGDATFSRVDGFTFGGENVAGFNFRSRYDLLPNMVRDINNGRPFARHSVTHYLEDSYILRNASGAPQESGKSLRTTDTRYGKWFTTVYRVNAPGNNSGSAKAVIGDTAVWYPGRELSAAELARIANRQPVAYRVIQPSQYTTEYFPTLNKFDSRNRASVNGFSTRPNIVYRLAETYLIAAEAYFYLGDAAQAAKYLNVVRERAAAAGKTTQMDITASQVNIDFILDERARELAGEFTRWYDLKRTGKLLDRVKAYNPPLTRLATGIYGSNAAINIQPYHVLRPIPQTEIDRTSGKITQNPGY, from the coding sequence GTGCTACTGGGTGCTGGCAGCTGCAGCAAGACCATTCTCGACGAAAACCCGCAGTCCATCCTTACGCCGGGCTTCCTGGCCACGCCGCAGGGCGTAGAGGCCGGCGTAACGGGCGTGTACTCGGGCCTGCGCCAGCTCTACGGCAACGACTCCGGCTTTTTCACCACCGAAGCCGGTACCGACCTGTGGACCAACGGCATCACCTCGAGCAGCGGCCTCAACGATTACAACACCTCGGACCTGACCCCGGTCAATGCCGGCGCCACTTCCTTTATCTGGAGCCTGAGCTACCAGTACATCAACACCGCCAACGGCGTGCTGAAGTACGCGCCCACCGTGCAGGGCCTGAGCGCCGCCCGCATTCAGCAGCTGATAGCCGAAACCAAGCTGCTGCGGGCCCAATATTACTTCGTGCTGGTGCAGCACTTCGGCGACGTGCCCCTGATGCAGAGCTTCGTGGATGTGCCCACCAAGGACATCACCCGTGCCCCGCAGGCCGACGTGTATAAGGCCATCATCGCCGACCTCACCGACGCCATGAACACCATTGCCGACAAGCCCGCCCAGCCCGGCCGCGTGACACGCGCCACGGCCCTGCACCTGCTGGCCAAAGTGTACCTGACACGCGCCACCTCCTCGGCCAAGGACGCCAGCGACTACGCCAACGCCGCCAAGTACGCCAAGGAGCTCATCGACAACCAAAGCCGCTACGGCCTGGGCCTGGAAGCCGACCCCGCAAAGGTATTTGAAGAAGGCAACGAGAACGGCAAAGAGGTTATCATGAACGCGCAGTTCAACGGCGACGCCACCTTCTCCCGCGTCGACGGCTTCACCTTTGGGGGCGAAAACGTGGCGGGCTTCAACTTCCGCAGCCGCTACGACCTGCTGCCCAACATGGTGCGCGACATCAACAACGGCCGCCCCTTCGCCCGCCACTCGGTGACGCACTACCTGGAAGACTCCTACATCCTGCGCAACGCCAGCGGCGCGCCACAGGAATCGGGCAAGTCGCTGCGCACCACCGACACGCGCTACGGCAAGTGGTTCACGACGGTGTACCGGGTGAACGCGCCGGGCAACAACAGCGGCAGCGCCAAGGCCGTAATCGGCGACACGGCGGTCTGGTACCCCGGCCGCGAGCTGTCGGCCGCCGAGCTGGCCCGCATTGCCAACCGCCAGCCAGTGGCCTACCGCGTGATTCAGCCCAGCCAGTACACCACCGAATACTTCCCCACCCTCAACAAGTTTGACTCGCGCAACCGCGCGTCGGTCAACGGGTTCTCGACCCGGCCCAACATCGTGTACCGCCTGGCCGAAACCTACCTGATTGCGGCCGAGGCCTATTTCTACCTGGGCGATGCCGCGCAGGCCGCCAAATACCTCAACGTAGTGCGGGAGCGCGCCGCTGCTGCCGGCAAGACCACGCAGATGGACATCACGGCCAGCCAGGTAAACATCGACTTTATCCTGGACGAGCGGGCCCGCGAGCTGGCCGGCGAATTCACGCGCTGGTACGACCTCAAGCGCACCGGGAAGCTCCTGGACCGTGTGAAAGCCTACAACCCGCCGCTGACGCGCCTCGCCACCGGCATCTACGGTTCCAACGCGGCCATCAACATCCAGCCCTACCATGTGCTGCGGCCCATCCCGCAAACGGAAATTGACCGCACCAGCGGCAAAATCACGCAGAACCCCGGGTACTAG
- a CDS encoding SusC/RagA family TonB-linked outer membrane protein, protein MRVHLLKSALCQVRLCAQLMGAGFLLAGGLVPTSAWAQVGRTVTGKITSDKGEALPGVTVLVKGTTNGATTNADGVYTLTVPEGQNTLVISSIGFERKEVPIGASGPTDVRLAPEAQTLNEVQVVGYGVQKKSQVTGAISSVSEEQLRDVPVANVGQALQGRAAGVTIASSSTTPGQAPVIRIRGNRSFSGSNDPLLVVDGVPFDGSLNDLNPDDLTSVEVLKDASSTAIYGARGANGVILITTRRGKAGAPKATYSGYYGVKKAYGLYDVQNGQQYYNYRLEAYRAQNPGYDPNTATSFLTADERANYAAGKSTDYQSLMYRNGHIQNHVLGLSGGTEQTQYSASLGYYDETGIVPVQRFQRYSLRGTLDQKIGGRVKVGLNTLNTFNRADDPNINILYSIITTSPLASPYDANGIPILYPNTDTGMSNPLTLYTTDAHKDQNRRVRTFNSLYGQVNILKGLDYRLNLGLDVRSENNGNFFASLTPQNGGGPATAGRSTSLAFNLLAENILTYNRTFGQHDLNFTGLYSAQEFRTDNFGTGVRNLPTNYQLDNNLGAGSPTNAFSGQQQWDIVSFMGRVNYAFANKYSATLTLRTDGSSRLAPGNKYKSFPSAAVAWNVANEDFLKDYSWVNTLKLRASYGRVGSTAVNPYQTLGSLQSGIGAGYYNFGPTGAVGVVPSSIPNPNLGWEYTATTNFGLDFGFLENRLSGSVEVYQQRTSDLLLPDALPTSSGYGSFVRNAGETQNRGLEVSLSTANVRSKQEGGFEWSTDWNFTVNREKVLSLARGKDAQGNERSDVGNQRFIGQPLYVIYDYKKIGIWQTSEADEAKKYGSKPGQIKVEDLDKNGVINANDRQIIGSRQPKFEAGLTNRFRFKGFDLNVVALTRVGATVVDPTLFGPAYFATNTGRRNQVNLNYWTASNPTNDYPQPDQSARATEWPTYGQTLAYLSGTFVKVRSIDLGYTIPSAWATKAFMSSARIYLQVQNPLIWAKAQYFKDNKAIDPDALSYSSRFNAGNPGGIEFTGGNPNSSSAGLAGVGVNYPVTRAFIAGINVGF, encoded by the coding sequence ATGCGAGTACATTTATTGAAATCCGCACTGTGCCAGGTCCGGCTCTGTGCGCAACTCATGGGGGCCGGCTTCCTGCTGGCGGGGGGGCTGGTGCCCACCAGTGCGTGGGCCCAGGTTGGGCGCACGGTGACGGGCAAGATTACGTCGGACAAAGGCGAAGCCCTGCCCGGCGTAACGGTGCTGGTGAAGGGTACCACCAACGGGGCCACCACCAACGCGGACGGGGTGTATACCCTGACCGTGCCGGAAGGCCAAAACACGCTCGTTATCAGCTCCATTGGTTTCGAGCGCAAAGAAGTGCCCATCGGCGCTTCCGGCCCCACGGATGTTCGCCTGGCTCCTGAGGCCCAGACGCTGAATGAGGTGCAGGTGGTGGGCTACGGCGTGCAGAAGAAAAGCCAAGTGACGGGCGCCATCTCGTCGGTGAGCGAGGAGCAGCTGCGCGACGTGCCGGTGGCCAACGTGGGCCAGGCCCTGCAAGGCCGCGCCGCGGGCGTGACCATCGCCAGCTCGAGCACCACGCCGGGCCAGGCGCCGGTGATTCGCATCCGGGGCAACCGCTCGTTTTCGGGCAGCAACGACCCGCTGCTGGTGGTGGACGGCGTGCCCTTCGACGGTAGCCTCAACGACCTGAACCCCGACGACCTGACGTCGGTGGAAGTGCTGAAAGACGCTTCCTCGACGGCCATCTACGGAGCGCGCGGCGCCAACGGCGTAATCCTCATCACCACCCGCCGCGGCAAAGCCGGCGCCCCCAAAGCCACCTATAGCGGCTACTACGGCGTGAAAAAAGCCTACGGCCTCTACGACGTGCAAAACGGGCAGCAGTACTACAACTACCGCCTCGAAGCCTACCGCGCCCAGAACCCGGGCTACGACCCCAACACGGCCACGTCGTTCCTGACGGCCGACGAGCGGGCCAACTACGCCGCCGGCAAATCAACCGATTACCAAAGCCTGATGTACCGCAACGGCCACATTCAGAACCACGTGCTGGGGCTGAGCGGCGGCACCGAGCAGACCCAGTACTCGGCCTCGCTGGGCTACTACGACGAAACCGGCATTGTGCCGGTGCAGCGCTTCCAGCGCTATTCGCTGCGCGGCACCCTCGACCAGAAAATTGGCGGCCGGGTGAAAGTCGGGCTCAACACGCTCAATACCTTCAACCGGGCCGATGACCCCAACATCAACATCCTGTACAGCATCATCACAACCAGCCCCTTGGCCTCGCCCTACGACGCCAACGGCATTCCGATTCTCTACCCCAACACCGACACCGGGATGTCGAACCCGCTGACGCTGTACACCACCGACGCCCACAAAGACCAGAACCGCCGGGTGCGCACCTTCAACAGCCTCTACGGGCAGGTGAACATCCTGAAAGGACTGGACTACCGGCTCAACCTGGGCCTGGACGTGCGCTCGGAAAACAACGGCAACTTCTTCGCTTCGCTGACGCCGCAGAACGGCGGCGGCCCCGCCACGGCCGGCCGCTCCACCAGCCTGGCCTTCAACCTGCTGGCTGAAAACATCCTGACGTATAACCGCACCTTTGGCCAGCACGACCTGAACTTCACGGGCTTGTACAGCGCCCAGGAGTTCCGCACCGACAACTTCGGCACCGGCGTGCGCAACCTGCCCACCAACTACCAGCTCGACAACAACTTGGGCGCCGGCTCGCCCACCAACGCCTTCAGCGGGCAGCAGCAGTGGGACATCGTTTCCTTTATGGGCCGCGTCAACTACGCCTTCGCCAACAAGTACTCGGCCACGCTGACCCTGCGCACCGACGGCTCGTCGCGCCTGGCGCCCGGCAACAAGTACAAATCCTTCCCCTCGGCCGCCGTGGCCTGGAACGTTGCCAACGAGGATTTCCTGAAAGACTACTCGTGGGTGAACACCCTGAAGCTGCGCGCCAGCTACGGCCGCGTGGGCAGCACCGCCGTCAACCCCTACCAAACGCTTGGCTCGCTGCAGTCGGGCATCGGCGCGGGCTATTACAACTTCGGGCCTACCGGCGCCGTGGGCGTGGTGCCGTCCAGCATCCCGAACCCCAACCTGGGCTGGGAATACACCGCCACCACCAACTTCGGCCTCGACTTCGGCTTCCTGGAAAACCGCCTGTCGGGTAGCGTAGAGGTGTACCAGCAGCGCACCAGCGACCTGCTGCTGCCCGATGCCCTGCCCACCTCCAGCGGCTACGGCTCGTTTGTGCGCAACGCCGGCGAGACCCAGAACCGCGGCCTGGAGGTGTCGCTGAGCACGGCCAACGTGCGCTCCAAACAGGAGGGCGGCTTTGAGTGGAGCACCGACTGGAACTTCACCGTGAACCGCGAGAAAGTGCTGTCGCTGGCCCGGGGCAAAGACGCCCAAGGCAACGAGCGGAGCGACGTGGGCAACCAGCGTTTCATCGGCCAGCCGCTCTACGTAATCTACGACTACAAGAAAATCGGCATCTGGCAGACCTCGGAGGCCGATGAAGCCAAGAAGTACGGCTCGAAGCCCGGACAAATCAAGGTGGAAGACCTGGACAAAAACGGCGTCATCAACGCCAACGACCGCCAGATTATCGGCTCGCGCCAGCCCAAGTTTGAGGCCGGCCTCACCAACCGCTTCCGCTTCAAAGGCTTCGACCTGAACGTGGTGGCCCTGACCCGCGTGGGCGCCACCGTGGTAGACCCCACGTTGTTTGGCCCGGCTTACTTCGCCACCAACACCGGCCGCCGCAACCAGGTAAACCTGAACTACTGGACGGCCAGCAACCCCACCAACGACTACCCGCAGCCCGACCAGAGCGCCCGCGCCACCGAGTGGCCCACCTACGGCCAGACCTTGGCCTACCTCAGCGGCACGTTCGTGAAAGTGCGCAGCATCGACCTGGGCTACACCATCCCTTCGGCCTGGGCCACCAAGGCCTTCATGAGCTCGGCCCGCATTTACCTGCAGGTGCAAAACCCGCTCATCTGGGCCAAGGCGCAGTACTTCAAGGACAACAAAGCCATTGACCCCGATGCCTTGTCGTACTCCAGCCGCTTTAACGCGGGCAACCCCGGCGGCATCGAGTTCACGGGCGGCAACCCCAACAGCTCCAGCGCGGGTCTGGCCGGCGTGGGCGTCAACTACCCCGTTACGCGGGCCTTCATCGCCGGCATCAACGTGGGCTTTTAA
- a CDS encoding SDR family NAD(P)-dependent oxidoreductase has translation MPISINLAPNGQPEPVGVAVAQPQPENVFSLDGKLALITGGGTGIGLEIARCMTAAGATVVITGRREEVLRDAAEGLGRSAQYIVNDINDLSSIEGLVAQVEASYGPLDILVNNAGINMKKPALEVTDEEFSRILHTNLHSVFALTRECARGMVARKKGVILMISSMAAYYGIDRVVAYAASKSAVEGMVKVLASEFSGQGVRVNAIAPGFIETEMSRKAMNSDPERRDRAMRRTPMGAFGQPADIGHAAVFLASPAARYITGVSLPVDGGNSIGF, from the coding sequence ATGCCGATTTCTATTAATCTCGCTCCCAACGGCCAGCCCGAACCTGTGGGGGTAGCTGTGGCCCAGCCCCAGCCCGAAAACGTGTTTTCGCTGGACGGCAAGCTGGCCCTCATCACCGGCGGCGGCACGGGCATTGGGCTCGAAATCGCGCGCTGCATGACTGCGGCCGGGGCCACGGTGGTCATCACGGGCCGGCGCGAAGAAGTGCTGCGCGACGCCGCGGAGGGCCTGGGCCGGTCGGCTCAATACATCGTCAACGATATCAACGACCTCTCCTCCATCGAAGGGCTGGTGGCGCAGGTTGAAGCCAGCTACGGCCCCCTGGACATTCTGGTCAACAACGCCGGCATCAACATGAAGAAGCCGGCGCTGGAAGTCACGGACGAGGAATTCAGCCGCATTCTGCACACCAACCTGCACTCCGTGTTTGCCCTCACCCGGGAGTGCGCCCGGGGCATGGTGGCCCGCAAGAAGGGTGTCATCCTCATGATTTCGTCGATGGCTGCCTACTACGGCATCGACCGCGTGGTGGCTTATGCAGCATCCAAGTCGGCGGTGGAGGGCATGGTGAAGGTGCTGGCCTCGGAGTTCTCGGGCCAGGGCGTGCGCGTGAACGCCATTGCGCCGGGCTTCATCGAAACCGAGATGAGCCGCAAGGCCATGAACTCCGACCCCGAGCGCCGCGACCGGGCCATGCGGCGCACGCCCATGGGCGCCTTCGGCCAGCCCGCCGACATCGGCCACGCGGCCGTGTTCCTGGCCTCGCCGGCCGCACGCTACATCACGGGCGTGTCGCTACCCGTGGACGGCGGCAATTCCATTGGCTTTTAA